In a single window of the Streptomyces sp. CGMCC 4.7035 genome:
- a CDS encoding tetratricopeptide repeat protein — MRRNNRVRRRLDQAMVFAGAAVAAGAGTGVKFVDGGAQALMICLLAVGTGLGAYSANSLRARAGGPPPQVLISHPHGDEPWAHWLAWRLRRIGYLTSTRAWPAAGQPVPPPPEIAPDHELVIVSRALADPDHTHDQHRPTWSRGRSVLALVTSHRTPVPTRWAGHEVLDLAGRTADDAAATVDARLHQAGAVPLPDYTAAHVAGEAEPRYPGLGPLVTNLEPRGVHHFTARRTELALLRSVLGKANVAGEGRICAIHGLSGIGKTTLALEYARQYEDLFDVIWMVQAGHAPTARASLIDLARKLQRVRDDRSGAPAPQEETDPEQTLRRLLLNELPRTKSLLIYDGAEDDSAIRELLPDARNGGQVLITSVNPVWQRIAPNRIALEAFTTEEAVDFLRDATGIDDDAGLTRIVERLGRLPLPLEHAAASLRHSPDIDSYLDLLEADSSGAEAWILSFNQVEAKDELAGLLLRLCAFLAPRGIPSYFFEAEADRADLLPASLADGVTDPVRHRRIKETAKSYSLLTGEGQLAMHTRVQAVIRDVMTDSERTVHAADAARLVDGWFPEDPERENTWPRCVELLPHARTVLDHCRELGVADENTAELLQSVGEYFRVQGDRDEAERLLTEALHQREERWGRTHGLVADTLVCISRLKVECAELPEARGFAERALEIRTRLLGDGDLHTLESRLQLGRVLRELGDFPGASEAAEQTLRRLRRRAEVDPVKVAETLCDLGLVRWRQGRLPESVAHHREALHLLENAPGGGDPARRNRSAFVHQALGLAQLDLHDLESAERHLRIALEILRDAGYAEGHPVVLSSSVHLGETLRQRAEKYRGRGGRLGVRERSSPGDRESERLLAEAKRIFDHVLSAPHMNGDHPDRACALVRYSHLLHDQGNSEAAMTEVRNAHRIYTDKYGSQHPYVAEACYRRALIHLGQAQRERATEDLETARAIYLRVHPADHPLILQLEEELRELAVSVVVEEGF, encoded by the coding sequence ATGCGCCGTAACAACAGGGTCCGGCGGCGCCTGGACCAGGCAATGGTGTTCGCGGGTGCGGCGGTCGCCGCCGGCGCGGGCACCGGGGTCAAGTTCGTCGACGGCGGTGCCCAGGCGCTGATGATCTGCCTGCTCGCGGTGGGGACCGGCCTCGGGGCCTATTCCGCGAACTCGCTGCGCGCCCGCGCGGGCGGTCCCCCGCCCCAGGTGCTGATCAGCCATCCGCACGGCGACGAGCCCTGGGCCCACTGGCTGGCCTGGCGGCTGCGCCGCATCGGATACCTCACCTCCACCCGGGCCTGGCCGGCCGCCGGGCAGCCCGTGCCGCCGCCCCCGGAGATCGCCCCCGACCATGAACTCGTCATCGTCTCCCGGGCGCTGGCGGACCCGGACCACACCCACGACCAGCACCGTCCGACGTGGTCGCGCGGCAGGTCCGTACTGGCCCTGGTGACCTCGCACCGCACCCCCGTACCGACCCGCTGGGCGGGCCACGAGGTGCTGGACCTGGCCGGCCGCACGGCCGACGACGCGGCGGCGACCGTCGACGCCCGGCTGCACCAGGCCGGCGCCGTGCCGCTGCCCGACTACACGGCCGCCCATGTGGCCGGCGAGGCCGAACCGCGCTACCCGGGCCTCGGCCCGCTGGTCACCAATCTCGAACCGCGCGGCGTCCACCACTTCACCGCCCGCCGTACCGAGCTCGCCCTGCTGCGCTCGGTGCTGGGCAAGGCGAACGTCGCGGGAGAGGGCCGGATCTGCGCGATCCACGGGCTCAGCGGCATCGGCAAGACCACCCTCGCCCTGGAGTACGCACGCCAGTACGAGGATCTGTTCGACGTCATCTGGATGGTGCAGGCCGGCCACGCCCCCACGGCCCGCGCGAGCCTGATCGACCTGGCGCGCAAGCTCCAGCGCGTGCGCGACGACCGGTCGGGGGCGCCCGCACCCCAGGAGGAGACCGACCCGGAACAGACCCTGCGCCGCCTCCTCCTCAACGAACTGCCCAGGACCAAGTCCCTGCTGATCTACGACGGCGCCGAGGACGACTCCGCCATCCGGGAACTGCTCCCCGACGCGCGGAACGGCGGCCAGGTGCTGATCACCTCGGTCAACCCCGTCTGGCAGCGGATCGCCCCGAACCGCATCGCCCTGGAGGCGTTCACCACCGAGGAGGCGGTGGACTTCCTCCGGGACGCGACCGGGATCGACGACGACGCCGGACTCACGCGCATCGTCGAACGCCTGGGCCGGCTGCCGCTTCCGCTGGAGCACGCGGCCGCGTCCCTGCGCCACTCGCCCGACATCGACTCGTACCTGGACCTGCTGGAGGCCGACTCCAGCGGCGCGGAGGCCTGGATCCTCTCCTTCAACCAGGTGGAGGCGAAGGACGAACTCGCCGGCCTGCTGCTGCGGCTGTGCGCGTTCCTCGCACCGCGCGGCATCCCGAGCTACTTCTTCGAAGCCGAGGCGGACCGTGCCGATCTGCTGCCCGCGTCCCTCGCCGACGGCGTGACGGATCCGGTGCGCCACCGCAGGATCAAGGAGACCGCCAAGAGCTACTCCCTGCTGACGGGCGAGGGCCAGCTGGCCATGCACACCCGGGTGCAGGCGGTGATCCGTGACGTGATGACGGACAGCGAGCGCACGGTCCACGCGGCCGACGCCGCCCGACTGGTCGACGGGTGGTTCCCGGAGGACCCGGAGCGGGAGAACACCTGGCCGCGGTGTGTGGAACTGCTCCCGCACGCACGCACCGTCCTGGACCACTGCCGGGAGCTGGGCGTCGCCGACGAGAACACCGCCGAGCTGCTGCAGAGCGTGGGGGAGTACTTCCGGGTGCAGGGCGACCGCGACGAGGCGGAGCGGCTACTGACGGAGGCCCTGCACCAGCGGGAGGAGCGCTGGGGCCGCACGCACGGGCTGGTCGCCGACACCCTGGTCTGCATCAGCCGGCTCAAGGTGGAGTGCGCCGAACTGCCGGAGGCGCGCGGGTTCGCCGAGCGCGCCCTGGAGATCCGTACCCGGCTGCTCGGCGACGGCGACCTCCACACGCTGGAGAGCAGGTTGCAACTGGGCCGGGTGCTGCGCGAACTCGGCGATTTCCCTGGGGCGTCCGAGGCCGCGGAGCAGACGTTGCGACGGCTGCGCAGGCGGGCCGAGGTCGATCCGGTGAAGGTGGCCGAGACGCTGTGCGACCTCGGGCTCGTCCGCTGGCGGCAGGGAAGGCTGCCGGAGTCCGTGGCCCACCACCGTGAGGCGCTGCACCTGCTGGAGAACGCGCCGGGCGGCGGCGACCCGGCCCGCCGCAACCGCTCGGCGTTCGTGCACCAGGCACTCGGCCTCGCGCAGCTGGACCTGCACGACCTGGAGTCGGCGGAGCGCCATCTGAGGATCGCCCTGGAGATCCTCCGGGACGCGGGCTACGCGGAGGGCCATCCCGTGGTCCTGTCCTCCTCCGTCCACCTGGGGGAGACTCTCAGGCAACGGGCGGAGAAGTACCGGGGCAGGGGAGGGCGCCTGGGCGTGCGCGAGCGCTCCTCACCCGGCGACCGGGAGTCCGAGCGCCTGCTCGCGGAGGCGAAGCGCATCTTCGACCATGTCCTGTCGGCGCCCCATATGAACGGCGACCACCCCGACCGGGCGTGTGCCCTGGTGCGCTACTCGCATCTGCTGCACGACCAGGGCAACAGCGAGGCGGCCATGACGGAGGTCAGGAACGCCCACCGCATCTACACGGACAAGTACGGCTCCCAGCACCCCTATGTGGCCGAGGCCTGCTACCGCAGGGCCCTGATTCACCTGGGGCAGGCCCAGCGGGAGCGGGCGACCGAGGACCTGGAGACGGCCCGCGCCATCTATCTGCGCGTCCACCCCGCCGACCATCCGCTGATCCTCCAACTGGAGGAGGAACTGCGGGAGCTTGCGGTGTCGGTGGTGGTGGAGGAGGGGTTCTAG